TTTCTGAGTGCAGGTCTTCTGAGTCCAAAATCTGGACTGTCATGAACGAAGATCCAAATCGTCACAGGAGACTGCACTGGATGCTTGCTTCCGAGTAGCCGAACAATACTTCCAGTGACACGGATCGGGGCTTCTCAAGAAGATTGCTGTGGCACCCAGCCGGAAGCGATTCGAGGGTGAGCCGCGGTCAGGACTATTTGACTTGGTGCTTGGCGTACTCTTCGGGCGTGAATTTGCCGGCTTTCACATAGCTTTCGTTTAGTTCCGTATACTGCTTCCACTTCTCGGGCAGGTCATCCAGTGCAAAAATCGCCGAGACGGGGCAGACGGGAACGCAGGCGCCGCAATCGATGCATTCCACGGGATCAATGTAGAGCTGGGGAACGTCGTCGAATGTTGTCCGGCCATCGTCATAGCTCGTGTTCTTCTTGGGGTGTATGCAATCCACAGGGCAGGCATCGACGCAGGCGGTGTCCTTTGTCCCGATGCAGGGTTCGGCAATGACATATGCCATGGGTCACCTCCGCTGTCTTTCACCGTATGCCTGCCACAAAGAAGATTCAAGCGTG
Above is a genomic segment from Terriglobales bacterium containing:
- a CDS encoding ferredoxin family protein, producing MAYVIAEPCIGTKDTACVDACPVDCIHPKKNTSYDDGRTTFDDVPQLYIDPVECIDCGACVPVCPVSAIFALDDLPEKWKQYTELNESYVKAGKFTPEEYAKHQVK